Below is a genomic region from Streptantibioticus cattleyicolor NRRL 8057 = DSM 46488.
CGACGCGCTCGGGGCTTTCGTCGGTGGTCCGCGTGTCGTGGGCGCCCTGGATGCCGCCGAGTCCGTGTTCCGCGCCGAACAGGGTCAGCAGGTCGGTGGCGCCCGGACTCAGGTGGTAGCCGTCGGTGAACCAGTCGGGGCCCCGCACCGTCAGCGGGGACTGGTCCCGGTCACCGGCGACCACCAGGCTCGGTGCCTTCAGTTCGGCGAAGTCCGGGTTCATGAACGGGAAGTGCTCGGCCGCGAGCGGGCTCAGGTCGGCGCCGCCGGTTCCGGGCAGACAGAGCAGCACGGCCGCCCTGACGCGAGGGTCGGCCATGCTCGCACCGGGGGTGCCGTCGGCGTCGAGGACCCGTGCGCCCACGAGTGTGCTGGCGGTCTGCGCACCCCACGAGTGCCCGGCGACCGCGACGCGGTCGTGGTCGACGCGTCCGGCCAGCCCCGGCACCTCGGCTTCGACGGTGCCGAGCTGGTCCAGGACGCCGGTCAGATCGTCGGCCCTGATCCGCCATGTGCGCGGCGCGCGCGGGTCGTCGGGCGGCAGGCCCAGCGAGTCGAGGTGGGTCGGCTGCACGACGACGAACCCGTGCGAGGCCCAGAAGCCGGCCAGGGGCGCGTAGTCGTCCATGGTCAGCGTCGCGCCGTGCGAGAAGAGGACGACGGGCAGGTCACGTCCGGTCGTCGGCGCCGTGACCCGTACCTGCAGGTCGTGGCCGCGGCCGGGGGCGGGGAGGGTGACCGGCCGGACGGCGACGGTCGGGGAGGCGGGGGCGTCCGTGGTGGTGTCGTACATGAGGTGACGACCTTTCTGGACGGGCGTCGGGGCCCGTGCGGCGCGGTGAGCTGCCATACTGGAAATACGGAGCATCGCTCCGCATCACGAGACCACGATACGGAGCGACGTTCCGTTTCACAAGCAGGGGGTGTCCTCGATGTCCATGGACGAAACGCCGCCGCCCTCCACCGGCCGACGCAAGCGGTCCGACGTCCGCCGGAACGAGCAGATGCTCCTGGACGCCGCCGCGGCCGTGTTCGTCCGTGCGGGGGTGGACGCCCCCGTACGGGAGATCGCCGCCGAGGCCGGGCTCGGCATGGGCACCATCTACCGTCACTTCCCCACCCGGGCGGACCTGGTGGTCGCGGTCTTCCGGCACCAACTCGGCGCGCTCGCCGCCGCCGCGGACACTCCCCCCGCCGCCGACACCCCGTACGAGGCCCTGCGGCTGTGGGTCCACCAGTTCGCCGACTTCCTGGTGACCAAGCACGGCCTGGCCGAGGCGATGCGTTCGGACCAGGCCGGGTTCGAGAGCCTGCACGCCGAGTTCGTCGAGCGCCTGCTGCCCGTACTGGAGCAGTTGCTGACGGCGTCCGCCGCCGCCGGCCACACCCGCGCGGACGTACGCGCCTACGACCTCATGCTCGCCATCGGCAACCTGTGCATCGGGGTCGGCACCTTCCCCGACTACCAGGCCCGTCACATGATCGACCTGCTGCTCGCCGGCCTCGCGCGGCGTTAGCGCACCTTCGCCACGTCCGCCACGATCCGGTCGACCACCTGCCACGTGTCGTGCCGGAAGTAGAAGTGGTCGCCGGGGCTGAGCCGCAACCCCAGGTAGCGCTCGGTGTGGCCGGCCCATTCGGCGAGCCGCTCGGGCCGTACGACGATGTCCTGTTCGCCGCCGAAGACGGTGACCGGCACCGGGAGCTTCGGGGTGCCGGGGGCCGGCCGCCAGGTCTCGGCGAGCCGGAAGTCGTTGCGCAGCAGCGGTTCGAGCATGGCCCACCAGCCCGGGTCGGCGAGCACCTCCGGCGGGGTGCCGCCCATCGCGCCGACCACGCGGCGCAGTTCGTCGTCGGACAGCAGATGGCGCTGGACGACGTCCTGGTGCCCGTCGGCACGGGGCGCCCCGCGCGCCGAGAGCCCCAGCCACACCGGGAGCGGCAGCCCCTCGGCCATCAGCCGCAATGTCAGCTCGTAACCGAGCAGGGCGCCCATGCTGTGCCCGAACACCGCGAACGGCCGGTCGAGCCAGGGCCGCAGATCCTCCAGGAAGAACGTGACGACCTGCTCCGCGGTGGGCAGCACCGGCAGGTCGGCCAGCCTCCCCCGCCCCGGCGCCTCCAGCAGGCACACCTCCCAGTCGGCCGGGAACAGCGCCGGCCAGTCGCGGTACGCCAGATGCGATCCCCCCGCGTGGTGCAACAGGAAGATCCGCAACGCCGCATCCGGCACCGGCCGCGGACACACCACGGAACGCCTCTGGACCACTTGAGTCTTCACGCCGCCCATCCAACACACCCCCGCCGCCGCTGATCAACCGCCTTCCGCCGGCGGACCGTCGGGTGTGGGCAAGGCAACATGGGTCCGCCGTGGCGCGCTGTCCACGCCGATGCCGCGGATTGGCCCCCGTCCCGCCGGGGCAGGACGATGGGCGCGGGGCGGCGAGGGCGACGGAGGGCGATTTGTGCAGGCGTGGGGCATGGCAGCCGTCGGTGTCGCCGGTGTGGCGGCGGGCGGGATCAACGCGGTGGTCGGGTCGGGGACGCTGATCACGTTTCCCACGCTGCTGGCGCTGGGGTGTCCGCCGGTGGCGGCCAATGTGGCCAACAACATCGGGTTGGTGCCGGGGGTGATCGGCGCGGTCCACGGGTACCGGCGGGAGTTGGCCGGGCAGCGGCGCAGGGCGGTGCGGTTCGGTGTGGCGTCGCTGGTGGGCGGGGTGGCCGGGGCGCTGCTGTTGCTCCGGTTGCCCGCCGGGACGTTCAAGGCCGTGGTGCCGGTGCTGATCGTCATCGCCTGCGTGCTCGTCCTCCTCCAGCCCCGGCTCAACCGCTGGACGGCCCGCCGCCAGGGCGAGGGCGGGGCCGACGGCGGCGTACCGCTGTGGCTCGGCGTGCTGTGCACCGGGGTGTACGGCGGCTACTTCGGGGCCGCGCAAGGCGTCCTGCTGATGGGGTTGCTGGGCAGCTTCCTGCGGGACCACGTGCAGCGGCTGAACGCGGTGAAGAACGTCCTGACGGCGACCGTCAACGGCGTGGCGGCCGTGGTCTTCGTCCTGACCACCCGGGTGGACTGGCCGGTGGCCGGGGTGATCGCGGCCGGGTCGACGGTCGGCGGGGTGGTGGGCGCCCGGATCGGCCGCAGGCTCCCGCCGAACGTGCTGCGCGGCGTGATCTTCGTGGTCGGCGTGACCGCGGCCGTGGTGACGATCGTCCGCTGACCCACGGGCGCGGGCCGTGCCGTCGTGCTCTTTCCCACGGCCCGCCCGGACCATAAGGTCCGGCACATGCTGAGGCATATCGAATTCGAGCGGCTGCACAACTTCCGCGACATGGGCGGCTACCGCACCTCGGACGGCCGCCGGGTGCGCCGGCAACGGCTGTACCGGTCGGACTCGCTGGGCAAGCTCCAGGGCGAGGACTGGCAGCGCTACCTGGCGCTCGGCGTGCGTACGGTGATCGACCTGCGGTATCCGTGGGAGATAGCGGCCCGTGGCCGGGTCCCCGACTACCAGGGGCTCGAGTACCACAACCTGAGCATCGAGCACCGCCCCTACGACCAGGCGGAGATCGACCCCGGGGTCGATCCGTGGCGGTATCTGGCCGACCGCTTCGCCGAGGTGGCCGCGGACGGCACCGCCGAGATCCGGCAGGCGCTGGAGACGGTCGCCGCCGCCCCGCCGGCCCCGGTGGTGATCCACTGCGCCTCCGGCAAGGACCGCACCGGGCTGCTCGCCGCACTGCTGCTCGCCCTGCTCGGGGTCGGTGAGGACGACATCCTGGCGGACTTCGCCCTCACCGAACTGGCCAGTGAGCGCCTGGTCGCCGACTGGCGCACCGCCAACCCCGAACGCACCCTGAAATGGCCCGCGTTCGGCCGCGCCCCGGCCAAGGTGATGCGGCTCGTCCTGGACGACCTGGCCGCCGTCTACGGCTCCGTCCACGACTACGCCGTCAAGGAGGCCGGGGTCCGCGAGGAGGTGATCGAGACGTTGCGCGCCCGCTACCTGGTCCGCGAGTGAGCGCCACCGGGCCGGCGGGGACGGACCCCGCCGGCGTACCGGGCGGTCACCCGGCGACGAGCGCCAACGCCTCGGCCTCCAGCAGCAGTCCGGGCCGGAAGAGCGCCGCCACCTGCACGGCGCTGCTGGCGGGCGGACGCGTGGTGTCCACGAACTCGTCCCGCGCCGCGCGGATCGCGGGCAGGTGGGCCACGTCGGTGACGAAGTAGGTGAGCTTGACGACGTCGTCGAAGGTGGCACCGGCGGCGGCCAGAGCGCGGCGCAGGTTCTCGAAGACCTGACGGGCCTGGGCGGCGGGGTCGTCCGCGCCGACGATCTCGCCGTGCGCGTCGAGCGCCACCTGCCCGGAGACCACGACCAGCCGCCCGGTGCCGGTGACCACGTGCGCGTACCCGTTGCCCGGGGCGATGCCCTCCGGTGCCGTGATGTGGGTGATGCGTTGCTCGTTCATGACGGGCATCCTCGTGCATGGCCGACGACCGCCGCGGCCGGGGGCCTCGTTCACCCGAACGGAGTAGCCGACGTACGGTGACGCGCGCCGCGTTGGTGCCGCCGTGTCAAAGGTGGAGCATCGGCGAGGCCGCCGCCGGGCATGGTTCTCCTGCGGCGCCGTCCTCCTCGCCGCAGCCGCGGTCGCCGCCGCCCGGGCCGGAGCGCGCCCGGGCGAGCAGCGCCTCGGTCTCCGGCCGGGCCTGGAGCGACGGCAGCAGCAGCCGCCACAGATCGGCGAGGCGGTCCTCGATCGCGTCCCGGCCGTCGAGCGCGTCGGAGACGGTGTGCAGTCCGAAGAAGGCGCACACGATGCCGTGCGCGGCGCTCGCCGGCTCGATGTGCGCCGCCAGTTCCCCCTGCTCCCGCGCCCGGCGCAACGCGCGCCGCACCACGTCCACCCAGCCGACGAACGGCACCGGCAGCGGGGCGTCGATGGCCTTGCGCTCGGCCCACAGCCGGGATCCGGCGCTGACCACGATGTCGTCCCGGAACGCCCGGGCCACCTCGAAGCTCAGCCCGACCAGCCGGTCCAGGGCGGGCCGGCCGGTGGTGGCCGCGTACCGCTCCACCAGCGCGGGCCAGGTGGCGAAGTGCGCCTCGACGATGGCCAGGGCGAGGTTCTCCTTGTTGCCGTAGTGGAAGTAGATGGCGCCGCTGGTGCGTCCGCTACGCTCGCTGATGTCACTGATGCTGGTGCCCGCGTACCCTCGTTCGTTGAACAGTTCCGCCGCCGCCAGCAGTACGGCCCTGCGTGTGGTCTCCGCCCGCTCCTGCACCTGTCTCCCCGCTTGCTCGGTGTTCCGCCTGAATGGGGGAATCTAGCGGTTCGGCACGCCTTCGCCGGGTGTGCGCATGCATGTCGGACCAAGTTGATATCTCCTGTTCGTATGGATGGCCGCAACGGCATCGCGCAGGCGCCGCTGAGCTGGTCCCGGACGGTCGCGCGGGAACTGGTGCACCGGGTCTCGGTGGCGGAGGTGCTCCTGACCGACGTACGGGCGCTGGGCGGGGACCGGTTCGTCGCGGCGGCGCAGTGGCCGCGTTCCCATCCGACGTTCACCCGCGGCGCGGACGACCTGCACAGCCCGTTGCTGCTGGTGGAAACGGTGCGGCAGCTCGGCATCTACATCCCGCTGCTGCACTACTCCGTGCCGTCCGACGCCCACTTCGTCATCCGGGACGTCGCCTTCGAACTCGACCCGGAGGCGGAGCCGCGGGCCGGTTACGGCGCCACCGAGATCACCTGTGCCGTGACGGTCCGCGCGCTGCGCCCGATGGCGCCCGCGACGGCGCCCGGCGCATCCGCCGGAGCGCGTACGACGGCGAACACACCGACGGAGGCACGCGGACACACCATGGCGCGCGGAACACTCCGCGCTCCGGAGCGCACCCCCTCACCCGGGCGCGCACACCCCGTCCCGGGCAACGGCGCACACCCCGCCACCCCGCCCCTGGCCGCGCTCCGGATGCAGGTACGGTTCCAGGCCGGGAACCGTACCTTCGCCCGCGCGGACGGCGGCGCCCGATTCATCGACCCCGAGCGTTACCGCGAGATGCGCCGCTTCTCCGCCCCCGCACACCAAGTGGACCCAGCCTCCCGGCGGCTGGCCTCCGCGCACCGGCTCTCCCCCGCCCCCGACCGCCACCACGGCCCCGGCCACCCCGCCTCCCCGGCCGCCCACACCACGCACCGGGTACGCCGTGCCGTGCTGCGCGAGAGCGTGCTGCAGAACCACGCCCGCCCCTCCCCCGACCTGGTCGGCGTGGCCACCCCGCACGACGTGATGCTGGCGTTCACCGGCGCCGACGGCGGGCTGCGGGTGGATCCGGCGGACGCCCGGCACCCGTTCTTCTTCGACCACGGCAGCGACCACGTGCCCGGGATGGCGCTGCTGGAGGCGGGGCGCCAGGCGGTCGCGGTACGCAGCAACGGGCTGCTGCGGCGGCCGGTGGCGGGGCGGATGCGGGCGCTGCGGTTCACCGAGTCCGACCCGGCCGCGCTGGTGGAGACCGGGTTGCGCGGCCCCCGTTCCCTGTTCCGGATCCGGCAGGGTGGCGTGGTCACGGTGATCGGCACCCTGCGGTACGCGTCGCGCTGACGGCCGGTCCGTTCCGTTCCGTGCCGACACCGCTCCGTTGCCGCCCGGTGGCCGTTTCCGCACCCGCTGACGGACCGCCAGGCCACCTTGTGTCACCCAAAGGGCGGTATTGACTACCCTCTGTGCCGGACGTAACGTATCGATCGTTATGTTCCGGGCGAAGGCGACTGTGCCCACCGGAGTTTGCTGTGCCTGCCGGAGTCGGCATCCGGAAAGGCGCGAACCCCCGCCTCGTGGCATCCCCTGCTGACCGCACTTGCGTGCCACCCGGCACCGACGCCGAGCCGGACACTCCTACCAGAGGAACGGCAGACGCATGACAGCAGAACGCATCCTCGAATCCACCCCCGCCGCCGTCGTCTTCGACTGCGACGGCACCCTGATGGACACCGAACGGCACTGGGAGGACGCCCGCGAACTGGTGCTCCGCAGCTACGGCTTCGAGGCCGACGCGGAGTTCGCCGAGCGCAGCAGAGGCCTGCACTACGCCGACTGCGGCCGGCTGATGGCCGAAGCGTCGGGCCACCCCGAACTCGCCGCCGAGATGACCGGCCGGCTGCTGGAGATGTTCCGCAAGCTGGTCGCCGACGACCCGGTCACCATGCCGGGCGCGGTGGAGTTCGTCCACCGCACCGCCGAGTTCGCGCCGCTCGCCGTGGCCAGCAACTGCCCGCGTGACGTGGTGGACTCCTCACTCGCCCACGCCGGGCTGCGCCAGCTCTTCCGCCACATCGTCGTCCCCGAGGGCGACATGGCGCCCAAGCCGCGCCCCGACGTCTACCTCACCGCCGCCCGCCTGCTGGGCGCCGAACCGGCCGAGTGCCTGGCCGTGGAGGACTCCGACTGCGGTGTGCGCGCCGCCGTCGCCGCCGGACTGCGGGTACTGCGGGTCGGCCCCCGCCCGCCCACGGAAGACAGCGGCGACGCCGACCTGTGGGTCCCCAGCCTCGACCACAGCAAGCTGCTGGCCTGGGCGGACAGCCGCCCCTCCCGGCGCACCCTGCGGCACCCCGCCCCCACCCCCGGCCCCGCGACCTACCGGGCCACCGGATGACCCGGACCCCGGGGCCGCGTCCCGTGAAGAAACGGTACGGCCCGCGAACCGTCCAACACACCCAAGAACTGATGTTGTGTCAGTTCTGAACGGCGGGCTGCGCACCCCGCGGCACGAACGGGGCCAGCGACGCCACCGGCCGCCCGGCCGAGGCGAACAGCAGCCCCACACCGACCGCACCCGGATCGGGCACCCCCACCGCACGGTCGCCGAGGTAACTCGCCCGGCCCCGGCGCGCCCGCAACCGGGCGGTACGCAGCACCCCCTCCCACGCCCCGTCGGCCGCGGCCCGCAACGCGCACCCCGGCGGTGCCTGCGCCCCGCTGCGCTGAAGGCGTTCGACGGCCGGGGTGAGCGCGTCCACCAGCGTCTTGTCGCCGGGCACCGCCTCGCCGACCCGCTGCACGGCCGCCAGCCCGGCCGCCGTACCCGCCGTCAGCGCGGCGGTGGTCAGCCGCGGACCCACGTCCGCGGCGGCCACCGCCAACTCCTGGAGCACCAGCCCGAACAGCGGCCCGCTCGTGCCGCCCACGTCGTCCAGGAAGACCCCGGCCGCCGCCTCCAGCGGCGCCGCCGCGGGCCACTGCCCCGACGGCACCGGCAGCGCGTCGAGCGCGGCCACCACCGAGGAGAGCCCCGTCGTCAGATTGATGCCGAAGTCACCGTCGCCCACCTGCTGGTCCAGCGCGGTCAGTTCGGCCCGCGTCGCCTCCGCCGAGGCCGCGAACCGCCGCATCCACCCCGCCGTGAAACCACCGTCGAACTCCATGCGACCACCACCTCATCCCGTCGGCGCCGGGCCCACCGGTCCGGGGCACGGTCACAACTCGGAGCCCGCTCGGCCCCGCCCCTCACGGCTCCAGCCCCGAATACCAGGCCGCGGTACGGGCCGGGGCGTCGAACAACTCGATCGTCCGGTCGTCCCCGGCCAGCAACGACAGCGAGAAACCCCGCATGTCCAGCGCGGTGGTGAAGTCACCCACCTTGCTGCGCGCAACCGTCACCCCGCGCTCCGACAGCACCCGCGCCACCTCGTGGAAGACCGCGTACAACTCCAGCCGGGTCACCGCCCCCAGACTGTTGACCAGCACCACCAACGGGGTGTCCGGCGTCGGCGCCAACGCGTCCAGCAGCGCCCCCGCCATCCGCTCCAGCAGCTCGCGCAGGGGCTCCTGGCCGATCGAACGGTCCGCCCGCTCACCGTGGATGCCCACCCCGTACTCCAGCACCCCGGGCGGCAGGGTGAACGCCGGCTCGCCCGTGGTCGGCGAGGTGTGTGCCCGGGAGGCCA
It encodes:
- a CDS encoding alpha/beta hydrolase family protein, producing MYDTTTDAPASPTVAVRPVTLPAPGRGHDLQVRVTAPTTGRDLPVVLFSHGATLTMDDYAPLAGFWASHGFVVVQPTHLDSLGLPPDDPRAPRTWRIRADDLTGVLDQLGTVEAEVPGLAGRVDHDRVAVAGHSWGAQTASTLVGARVLDADGTPGASMADPRVRAAVLLCLPGTGGADLSPLAAEHFPFMNPDFAELKAPSLVVAGDRDQSPLTVRGPDWFTDGYHLSPGATDLLTLFGAEHGLGGIQGAHDTRTTDESPERVALVQRATLAYLRTAVGLDDAWPAVRRTLTAAGEPLGRIDRK
- a CDS encoding TetR/AcrR family transcriptional regulator, with translation MSMDETPPPSTGRRKRSDVRRNEQMLLDAAAAVFVRAGVDAPVREIAAEAGLGMGTIYRHFPTRADLVVAVFRHQLGALAAAADTPPAADTPYEALRLWVHQFADFLVTKHGLAEAMRSDQAGFESLHAEFVERLLPVLEQLLTASAAAGHTRADVRAYDLMLAIGNLCIGVGTFPDYQARHMIDLLLAGLARR
- a CDS encoding thioesterase II family protein — encoded protein: MKTQVVQRRSVVCPRPVPDAALRIFLLHHAGGSHLAYRDWPALFPADWEVCLLEAPGRGRLADLPVLPTAEQVVTFFLEDLRPWLDRPFAVFGHSMGALLGYELTLRLMAEGLPLPVWLGLSARGAPRADGHQDVVQRHLLSDDELRRVVGAMGGTPPEVLADPGWWAMLEPLLRNDFRLAETWRPAPGTPKLPVPVTVFGGEQDIVVRPERLAEWAGHTERYLGLRLSPGDHFYFRHDTWQVVDRIVADVAKVR
- a CDS encoding sulfite exporter TauE/SafE family protein — encoded protein: MQAWGMAAVGVAGVAAGGINAVVGSGTLITFPTLLALGCPPVAANVANNIGLVPGVIGAVHGYRRELAGQRRRAVRFGVASLVGGVAGALLLLRLPAGTFKAVVPVLIVIACVLVLLQPRLNRWTARRQGEGGADGGVPLWLGVLCTGVYGGYFGAAQGVLLMGLLGSFLRDHVQRLNAVKNVLTATVNGVAAVVFVLTTRVDWPVAGVIAAGSTVGGVVGARIGRRLPPNVLRGVIFVVGVTAAVVTIVR
- a CDS encoding tyrosine-protein phosphatase codes for the protein MLRHIEFERLHNFRDMGGYRTSDGRRVRRQRLYRSDSLGKLQGEDWQRYLALGVRTVIDLRYPWEIAARGRVPDYQGLEYHNLSIEHRPYDQAEIDPGVDPWRYLADRFAEVAADGTAEIRQALETVAAAPPAPVVIHCASGKDRTGLLAALLLALLGVGEDDILADFALTELASERLVADWRTANPERTLKWPAFGRAPAKVMRLVLDDLAAVYGSVHDYAVKEAGVREEVIETLRARYLVRE
- a CDS encoding RidA family protein: MNEQRITHITAPEGIAPGNGYAHVVTGTGRLVVVSGQVALDAHGEIVGADDPAAQARQVFENLRRALAAAGATFDDVVKLTYFVTDVAHLPAIRAARDEFVDTTRPPASSAVQVAALFRPGLLLEAEALALVAG
- a CDS encoding ScbR family autoregulator-binding transcription factor — protein: MQERAETTRRAVLLAAAELFNERGYAGTSISDISERSGRTSGAIYFHYGNKENLALAIVEAHFATWPALVERYAATTGRPALDRLVGLSFEVARAFRDDIVVSAGSRLWAERKAIDAPLPVPFVGWVDVVRRALRRAREQGELAAHIEPASAAHGIVCAFFGLHTVSDALDGRDAIEDRLADLWRLLLPSLQARPETEALLARARSGPGGGDRGCGEEDGAAGEPCPAAASPMLHL
- a CDS encoding AfsA-related hotdog domain-containing protein; translated protein: MDGRNGIAQAPLSWSRTVARELVHRVSVAEVLLTDVRALGGDRFVAAAQWPRSHPTFTRGADDLHSPLLLVETVRQLGIYIPLLHYSVPSDAHFVIRDVAFELDPEAEPRAGYGATEITCAVTVRALRPMAPATAPGASAGARTTANTPTEARGHTMARGTLRAPERTPSPGRAHPVPGNGAHPATPPLAALRMQVRFQAGNRTFARADGGARFIDPERYREMRRFSAPAHQVDPASRRLASAHRLSPAPDRHHGPGHPASPAAHTTHRVRRAVLRESVLQNHARPSPDLVGVATPHDVMLAFTGADGGLRVDPADARHPFFFDHGSDHVPGMALLEAGRQAVAVRSNGLLRRPVAGRMRALRFTESDPAALVETGLRGPRSLFRIRQGGVVTVIGTLRYASR
- a CDS encoding HAD family hydrolase; amino-acid sequence: MTAERILESTPAAVVFDCDGTLMDTERHWEDARELVLRSYGFEADAEFAERSRGLHYADCGRLMAEASGHPELAAEMTGRLLEMFRKLVADDPVTMPGAVEFVHRTAEFAPLAVASNCPRDVVDSSLAHAGLRQLFRHIVVPEGDMAPKPRPDVYLTAARLLGAEPAECLAVEDSDCGVRAAVAAGLRVLRVGPRPPTEDSGDADLWVPSLDHSKLLAWADSRPSRRTLRHPAPTPGPATYRATG
- the dhaL gene encoding dihydroxyacetone kinase subunit DhaL, yielding MEFDGGFTAGWMRRFAASAEATRAELTALDQQVGDGDFGINLTTGLSSVVAALDALPVPSGQWPAAAPLEAAAGVFLDDVGGTSGPLFGLVLQELAVAAADVGPRLTTAALTAGTAAGLAAVQRVGEAVPGDKTLVDALTPAVERLQRSGAQAPPGCALRAAADGAWEGVLRTARLRARRGRASYLGDRAVGVPDPGAVGVGLLFASAGRPVASLAPFVPRGAQPAVQN